One stretch of Cryptosporidium parvum Iowa II chromosome 3, whole genome shotgun sequence DNA includes these proteins:
- a CDS encoding fucose translocator with 8 transmembrane domains, within locus of 3 paralogous genes produces MSKDSERPEISFMGLPRLASASIAIAVYVVCSIGCVYANKWLLSNVGACHGFIPLVQQLIGAIFVRTMVYITGICGIGSDNQNPSSDKTSQNEKQNESLVSRLWNRYKYIWPASFCFSSTIVLNNACLSMAKLSTYSVAKSTTLIWNVLFQFILLRIKLPVSTILSCFLILAGVTIGSLDTSTLAPMAVIAGCSSSIFQALYNTCIARALPKTNNDTSEVLVRNQELSSVFLVIYILASKELVNLFMHSPCFDLSSSKFLSCWAIFFLTTAFAAGLNKFTFMVIGLTEPSTFSVIGFTKAGLQTAGGWFIYKDPASIKSVTSVVFTLSGSLIYGITRGSKKSESKKEQVEEIRRLTRCSAASVGDIDAVPSPRDEEAKKSASNDEKQKLITSKV; encoded by the coding sequence ATGAGTAAAGATTCAGAAAGACCAGAAATCTCTTTTATGGGCTTGCCAAGGCTGGCGAGTGCTAGTATTGCCATTGCAGTTTATGTTGTATGCTCAATTGGTTGTGTATACGCAAATAAATGGCTTCTAAGTAATGTAGGAGCTTGCCATGGTTTTATTCCCTTAGTACAACAACTTATTGGAGCCATTTTTGTGAGAACTATGGTGTATATCACAGGAATCTGTGGTATTGGCTCAGATAATCAAAATCCTAGCTCTGATAAAACTAGTCAAAACGAAAAACAAAATGAATCACTCGTGAGCAGGCTCTGGAACAGATATAAGTACATCTGGCCAGCATCCTTTTGCTTCTCCTCCACAATTGTTTTGAACAATGCTTGTTTATCTATGGCAAAGCTTTCAACATATTCTGTTGCAAAATCCACAACTTTAATCTGGAACGTTCTCTTCCAATTCATTCTCCTCAGAATCAAGCTCCCAGTTAGTACAATCTTGTCCTGCTTCCTTATTCTTGCTGGTGTGACTATAGGTTCCTTGGATACCAGTACTTTGGCCCCTATGGCAGTTATTGCAGGCTGTTCATCCTCGATTTTCCAGGCTCTTTATAATACATGTATTGCCAGGGCTCTCCCTAAGACAAATAATGATACCTCAGAGGTTTTGGTTAGGAATCAAGAGCTCTCCTCTGTGTTTCTTgttatatatattcttgCCTCTAAAGAGCTTGTCAATTTATTCATGCACTCACCATGCTTTGATTTATCCTCATCTAAGTTCTTAAGCTGCTGGGCTATATTCTTCCTCACCACTGCATTCGCAGCAGGTCTCAACAAGTTCACATTCATGGTTATTGGACTTACTGAGCCTTCGACATTCTCAGTCATTGGGTTCACTAAAGCAGGTTTACAAACCGCCGGTGGATGGTTCATTTACAAGGATCCAGCATCTATCAAATCTGTTACTTCTGTAGTTTTCACACTTTCTGGATCTTTGATATATGGTATTACCAGGGGATCTAAGAAATCAGAATCAAAAAAGGAACAGGTAGAGGAAATCAGAAGACTGACTAGATGCTCCGCAGCGTCAGTTGGTGATATCGATGCAGTTCCCTCCCCCAGGGACGAAGAAGCTAAGAAGTCTGCCTCAAACGATGAAAAACAAAAACTTATCACAAGCAAAGTCTAA
- a CDS encoding cysteine-rich extracellular protein with a signal peptide and two apple domains, which produces MGKSWKQFKYGLLALAYILTIVKCQRKIPEYFNDGPFPSLSIPTSRFGNSTTFVADILDGALSPFSYLKLAGISACGKLQTGTPLPSVCYIDFELKCNNPSEGGLKIRGKPVVTHHGVIDVTGGSFELNNGKSKAGGWGYGIFPYLGESSYFELTLVPVLNKKGEYVFEIYGVGYEKAHLTSESIGINCPFSIGEVIFKNVHWARTYIVGVNWIRNQLPFPNVIPKTKNKLVEMDAPFTPGSSWRLGGMFLSSLHVPVNPSIPIGNTDMRVILSCQKNNNNFLISLNSTGDITVSQLYTNYTNTQLFDQFKPNNEIFTGKYPHVMYNGLIVELVIARSLYAESGVIYLNDLAIPKFFECRDNTIRVSVKHDTWAPLYTSNFTSNCHEYGSSFTGVNLFSIPTFLSPGQCQNSCIQTSDCEFWTYNNKDNICNGYSSEKYSFKRDSSTYSMITGSVSCPCYSHNVNLVTPLLDGNDKVKVTNSAVSSPAECQALVLENNGLGSYFVYNKEKKECYKQGVVKSNTVPIIDTNSVVGPSICYEYIYSNGVTRFSDKLQLIKSIKISTNSTDHHGEFCRSLCSMEEKCQIFELNNSYECMLYSINDKRGLRPLFDIIENSWPTSGVILMGISTPLVVSYPNGNREHILHAEVGSLSLDLTRSSDAFNSSLTTKQLSILLAILLLLIL; this is translated from the coding sequence ATGGGAAAATCTTGGAAGCAATTTAAATACGGCCTTCTTGCTTTAGCatatatattaacaatTGTTAAATGCCAACGAAAGATTCCAGAGTATTTTAATGATGGCCCATTTCCATCTTTAAGTATTCCAACAAGCAGATTTGGTAATTCAACTACATTTGTTGCAGATATCTTAGATGGTGCATTGAGCCCATTTTCATACCTTAAACTTGCTGGAATAAGTGCTTGTGGTAAGTTACAAACTGGAACTCCTTTACCAAGTGTATGCTATATCGATTTTGAGTTGAAATGCAATAACCCTTCTGAGGGAGGATTAAAGATTAGAGGAAAACCTGTTGTGACTCACCATGGTGTTATTGATGTTACTGGAGGATCTTTCGAATTGAATAATGGAAAGAGCAAAGCAGGGGGATGGGGATATGGAATTTTCCCATATCTAGGCGAATCTTCCTATTTCGAACTCACTTTAGTTCCAGTTTTGAATAAGAAAGGAGAATATGTCTTTGAAATTTATGGAGTTGGCTATGAAAAAGCTCATTTGACTAGTGAGTCTATTGGAATTAACTGCCCATTCTCTATTGGAGAggtaattttcaaaaatgtCCATTGGGCCCGAACATACATTGTTGGGGTTAATTGGATTCGAAATCAGCTTCCATTCCCTAATGTAATCccaaaaacaaaaaataaactcGTAGAAATGGATGCACCATTTACCCCTGGATCCTCTTGGAGACTTGGAGGAATgtttctttcttctttgcATGTTCCTGTAAATCCAAGTATTCCAATTGGAAATACTGATATGAGAGTAATCTTATCATgccaaaaaaataataataactttctCATTTCCCTCAATAGTACAGGAGATATTACTGTTTCTCAGTTATATACAAATTACACAAATACACAGTTATTTGATCAGTTTAAaccaaataatgaaatctTTACAGGCAAATATCCACACGTTATGTATAATGGATTAATTGTCGAGTTGGTTATAGCTAGATCTTTATATGCTGAATCTGGGGTAATTTATCTCAATGATCTTGCCATTCCTAAATTCTTTGAATGTAGGGATAACACAATAAGAGTATCTGTTAAACACGATACTTGGGCACCATTATATACTTCAAACTTCACTAGTAATTGCCATGAATACGGATCATCATTTACAGGAGTAAATCTATTTTCGATTCCAACTTTTCTAAGCCCTGGGCAATGTCAGAATTCCTGTATTCAAACAAGTGATTGTGAATTTTGGACTTATAATAACAAAGATAATATATGTAATGGTTATTCTAGCGAAAAATATAGCTTTAAAAGAGATTCTTCCACTTATTCGATGATTACTGGGTCAGTTTCTTGTCCATGTTATAGTCATAATGTAAACTTAGTTACTCCATTGCTTGATGGAAATGATAAAGTTAAAGTCACTAATAGTGCTGTTAGCAGTCCAGCAGAATGTCAAGCACTTGtacttgaaaataatggCCTTGGAAGCTATTTTGTTTATaataaagagaaaaaagaatgCTATAAACAAGGAGTAGTGAAATCCAATACTGTTCCAATCATTGATACAAACTCTGTAGTTGGACCTTCTATATGttatgaatatatatactCCAATGGTGTTACACGGTTTTCTGACAAacttcaattaataaaatcgATCAAAATTAGTACAAATTCAACAGACCATCATGGAGAATTTTGTAGATCTTTGTGTTCTATGGAAGAGAAATGTCAAATATTTGaacttaataattcatatGAATGCATGCTATACagtattaatgataaaagaGGATTGAGACCTTTATTTgatataattgaaaatagtTGGCCAACTTCTGGAGTAATTTTAATGGGTATTAGCACTCCTTTAGTTGTATCCTACCCAAACGGAAATAGAGAACATATTCTTCACGCTGAAGTTGGAAGTCTATCATTGGATCTAACAAGGAGCTCAGATGCATTCAATTCTAGCCTTACTACGAAACAACTCTCAATCCTTCTGGCAATTCTATTACTGCTAATTCtgtaa
- a CDS encoding fucose translocatorw ith 8 transmembrane domains, within locus of 3 paralogous genes encodes MAGDFGNKSNSQEEVRYCFGLPNAVAAPIAMCAFIVSSIGCVYYNKKCYQKDLPFPVFMSWAQQLIGMAIMSTFLTIRGILSGNEEMSASIPLSKRLYRYKYAVFVAFCFCMNISLNNMCLKDAKVSMYAVAKSTTVCYSLLLQYFLLGIRAKLSSVLSCFVIIGGVIVGISDKEFGLEPRSFFMGTLSSFFQSLYSVAVKYTVPHCDNSTTELLLHVQELSCIILLVLSVAWGETSKVLSSNVFAFVSAPLSALWLWVLMAGSAILAICLNQCTYLVVSLTTPATYNVTGLVKQALQTAGGFIFWGDKLKPAPVGGACLTLTGSAIYTLTKLWDNTPKNTKQEETIKEQARLSVGTGSDAFENPLTENGNQNEKQPLIPEDKCEKGQA; translated from the coding sequence ATGGCAGGTGATTTCGGAAACAAGTCAAATTCCCAAGAGGAAGTAAGATACTGCTTTGGCTTACCAAATGCAGTTGCTGCTCCTATTGCCATGTGCGCATTCATTGTCTCATCTATTGGTTGCGTATACTACAACAAGAAGTGCTACCAAAAGGATCTTCCATTCCCAGTCTTCATGTCTTGGGCTCAACAACTCATTGGTATGGCTATCATGTCAACTTTCTTAACTATTAGAGGTATTCTCAGTGGAAACGAAGAAATGTCCGCAAGTATCCCATTGAGCAAGAGACTTTACAGATATAAGTATGCAGTTTTCGTAGCTTTCTGCTTCTGTATGAACATTTCTTTGAACAATATGTGTCTCAAGGATGCCAAGGTTTCTATGTATGCTGTCGCAAAGTCAACAACTGTATGCTACTCACTCCTCTTACAATACTTCTTATTGGGTATCAGAGCTAAGCTCTCATCTGTTTTGTCTTGCTTCGTTATTATTGGTGGTGTTATCGTTGGTATCTCAGATAAGGAATTCGGTCTTGAGCCACGTTCATTCTTCATGGGCACTTTATCATCATTCTTCCAATCTCTCTACTCTGTTGCAGTCAAATACACTGTCCCACACTGTGACAACTCCACTACTGAACTCTTACTCCACGTACAAGAGCTCTCATGTATCATTCTTTTGGTCCTCTCTGTTGCCTGGGGTGAAACTTCAAAGGTCTTATCATCTAATGTATTTGCTTTCGTCTCTGCTCCACTCAGTGCCCTCTGGTTATGGGTTTTGATGGCTGGTTCCGCTATCCTCGCTATCTGCTTAAACCAATGCACATACTTGGTCGTCTCCCTTACTACCCCAGCTACATACAACGTTACTGGTTTAGTTAAACAAGCCCTCCAAACTGCCGGTGGTTTCATCTTCTGGGGTGACAAGCTCAAGCCAGCTCCAGTTGGCGGTGCATGCCTCACACTCACTGGTTCAGCCATCTACACACTCACCAAGCTCTGGGATAACACTCCAAAGAACACCAAACAAGAAGAAACCATCAAGGAACAAGCTCGTCTCTCAGTTGGTACTGGTTCTGATGCCTTTGAAAACCCACTAACCGAGAATGGAAACCAAAACGAGAAGCAACCTCTCATCCCAGAGGACAAATGCGAGAAGGGTCAGGCTTAA